CCACCCGTGCTTCCTGTCGCTGATACCAGTAGAAGACGTCCTCGATGGGAGCCAGTGGCACCTCGATACCGTCGTATGCTTTCGTCTGATAGGTACTCGTGTCGATCGACCGCTCTTCGGGTTCCGATTCCGGTTTCGGGCCGTATCCGTCACCCTGTCCGCCGTCACCGCTGAGGCACCCCGCGACGCTCGTCACGGCCGCCGTCGAGCCTACTGCGAGAAACTGCCGTCGGTTCATTGCCGCTAGCTATGCGCGTCATCCCAATATGGGTTCTGGTAATGGAGTATTCGCCACAGTGACCCCTTCGTTTCAACTGGAAACCGAGGGACAAGGTTGGTGAAGTGCTCGAGTCGAAACGGCAGAGAAGTAGTCCATGCTGGATTCGAACCAGCGTCCCGAGCCCCAGAAGCTCGGAGGATTGGCCACTACCCTAATGGACTTGACATGTGCTCGCCGGCTCCGATTGCCGACGACGTATCCCTTCGTAGTTGGTGTTCGTATTAGAGTGTTACGAACTCAGTCGCGAATCAGAACGTCGGGGAACTCTGTATAGGCACCGACCCTGATGGAGATTACGGCATCGGTGGGACGTAGTGTTCCGTTCGATGGCAGTTTGCACAGAGAACGCGACAGCGATTAATTTCGGTACGAATACGATCTTTCGGTTGCCCATTCGAGACGAGTTTTGCGACAGTTGCTTCCTTTTTATCACCGAAGTGATGGAAATCCAAACAGGCAGGATCTGACTCTTCACATCGATCACACCCTGCGTCACGCTTTAGATTGTGAGTCCATTGCCTGCGTTCTTGCTCCGGTTTGGAGTAATGAAGTACCCGGTGACAGTTAGCACACAAGACGTCACACTTCTCAATCTCTTCACGAAGTGTCTCTTTCCCGTAGCCGAAGGTCACCATTCGTCCAACTGCCATTCGCTTCGTCGTTTCATCAGTGTGGTGAAAATCTAAACATGCAGCAGTATCGACACCACATTGTGAGCACCCTTGTTCGCGCTTTCGATCGTTAACCCAGGATCGAAGGTGAGAGCGGCGGTGTAACGTCCGTTCCGTGTTCCACTTAGTATTTCGATAGTGCCACCGCTGGTCGACGGAAAGCTCTTCCCAAGACGTATCCTCGGGAAGCTCGACATCGTCCGGTTTCGGCCCAACTCGAGACCCTCTCGAGTACGCTGTTTCTAGTCCCGCCTCTGTTTTCGCGTCGTTCCAGCCCCCACACGTTCGAATGATCGTCGCAGAGGCGGGCGTCAGCCCCAGCTCCTCGTACTGTGCTTTCGTCGGCGACTCGCCCAGTCGCTCGGCGGCCTCTCGTAACGCCTTGAGACAGTCGTCCTCCGTAGCCACACCGCCGTTCGCCGCGCGATCTCATATAAACACTCGGACGATGTAGCGACTACGGCCGCTCGAGTGCGAACCGATACCCCTTTTCCGTTCTCTCGCGCACCCCTGAGTATGTACGTCGGACGATTCGTCGTTGTCGGCCCCGAAGTCGGAGCATACCGCGTCTCCTCGCGATCATTCCCGAACCGGGAGATCACCGCTCGAGACGAGGCACTCACCGTCGGTCCCACCGACGATGCCCCGGCAACAGACAACCCCTACGTCTCCTATAACTGCCTGCGGGTCGTCGAGACGCCGACGGGCGAGACGGCCGCCTTCGGTAACGGCTCGCACGTCGATCCGATCGCGGAGAAACTCGAACTCGGCTATCCGGCCCGCGACGCACTGGCGGAGAGTCTGCTGGCGCTTGACTACGAGAAAGATGACTACGACACGCCCCGGATCGCGGCGACGATCGGTGGGGACGGCGAGGCCCTGATCGGCACGGTGCGCAAGGACGCCCTGCTCGTCGAGACCGTCGACGAGCCGACACTGGTCGCGACCTACGAGAAGAATTCCCCCGAATCGATCGACCTCGAGGCGGGGAGTGCCGAGGCGGCCGCGAGCGAGGTCTATGACCTCGAGTTCGAGCACGCGGTCTGTGCGGCCGGTGTGGCTCGAACCGAAGACGGGTTCGAGACGGCGATCGAGAACGGCGACTGATCGAGACAGGGCCGGTATTTTAGCTATAGTGACAACTGAAACAAGTTACACATCGATCATACAGTCGTCGTGCGATCGGGTGTGCAGTGACTTTCAGTAGCTACTATAGATGTGTTGCTCGATAGGCGGACGCACCGGTCGGAACGGATTTTATCAGTTGCAGATAACCGTCACCGAGTCATGCTGAGTGCGACGCGGGTAGTCACCGACCGCGACGGGATGGTTCTACGGGATGGTGATCACGATGAGAGCGATTCCGGTAGCGCCAGCGAGTATGCCGACTGCGTATGCCAGTCGCTCGCCCCATGCAACTGTCCGTTCGAGCGAGAGCACGACCGCGATCAGCGCCATCCACACGATATTCATTGAGCCCACGACCACCACGAACGCGAACAGGGCCCAACAGCACCCGATGCAGAAGACGCTGAATTGCCAACTCATTCGCACGGCACCACGAATCCCTCGTTGGTGGTGTCCCATGAGGAAACCGAGCGGAGATCGGCAGTACCGAAGGCACCGGTACTTGTAGGGGGAGAGCTGATACACCGCCAGCAGCAAGAGTGCACTGCCCACTAAAAGGCCGCCGTGCTCGTGCGCGATGATGGTAATCGGAACCACGACGTTGACGACAAGTGGAATGACCCCCGTTAGCATCCACATCAGCGCATATGTCCCCATGAACGCCGCTACCCGCGCCCATCTTCCCGCTTTCGTCGTCCCCTCGAGTGTCCCGTAGTACAGCCGGAAGAGAGGTACTGACGACGGGTACATCATCGCGATCATCATTACACCCCACATGAATAGATAGAGACCGACACCGGTGAGACCGTTCGAAAGCGCCATCGTCTCCGGTGCTCCGGGGTCGGACAGCTGCGATCCGTGTGCCGATTCCGGCATCGGGAACCAGCGCCCGATGATCGCCGCCCACGCGAGCAGTGCGATCACGTATGTGACAAGCGCGACAGCTGGAATACGTCGGCGAGTGAATCGCTTCCGGAACGATTCACGTGTCCGCATGGAAAAATGACGGTTTTATAAATGTATTCGTTAGGCGTTCGCCAGCTCGAAGTCACCGAAGTACGAATTGTTCTCCGAGACGTCCCACGAGAACTCGTCGTTGTAGGTGACAGTGGCTGTCGTTGACTTTCCGGTCTGCATCTCCCGACTCTTCGTGAGCGGATGGGGAGAGATGGTACCGAGGTCCTCATTGAAGCCCCTCTTCCCGACAACCGTCATGGAGACGACGTCTCCCATCTCCACGGAGAAGTCCGCACCGTTCCGGTCGAACGTGACGGGCACGGTTGCGGCCTCGACGGTTTCGACGTGAGTGTCGGCGACGGGAGCGAAGATACCCCCGGCTCGTCCGAAATAAATGTCTTCGAGTGCGGCCCGCTGGTCGTCGTCGGCCGCCTCGTCGATGAGGAGCACGACATTCCACCCAGTATCGGGAGCGAACATGACACCCGCTTCAGTGGAGATGAGCATACCGACGGACAAATCGCTCAGGTCGATGTCCCCGTACCGCCCATCCCGTATATGCCACGCTAGCGACACCGTACAGACGTCGTCATCGGGGGGTTCCAGCCAGATGCACTGGCACGTGACGTCGCAGTTGCAGGCTTCGACGTAGTCCCCTCGAGTTGCCATTGTTCGGCCATTTCGAAACCACCGTGTGGTGTGCCAACATGTAACGCAATAAATCTTTTAGGCGGAACGAGTAGTATGTCCACTCTTTTGCTGGAATTGTTCTCTGTATTTAGCAATCCATATTTAGCAGACAAGGAACATATCGGTAACTGGCGCAGTACATCGTTGTCCAGTAGTGAACGTCCGCTGGCTCTCCCGATAGTACCGTTGAAGCAGTTGCCGCCGGATAACCTACAAACCTCTCGGGCTGTTATCCCCGAGCATGAAGGTCGGACTCATCTCGGACGTCCACAGCAACCGGGTCGCCCTCGAGGCCGTCCTCGAGGACATGCCGCCAGCCGACGAGATCCTCTGTGCGGGCGACGTCGCCGGCTACAACCCCTGGCCCGGCGACTGCGTCGACGAGTTGCGAACGCGGGACGTGCCGACGGTGATGGGAAACCACGACGCCGCCGTCGTCGGGGACACCCCTTTCCGGTTCAACGGGATGGCCAAAGCAGGCGTCGAATACGCCAAACGGCAGCTCTCGGATGCGCAACTCGAGTGGCTCGCCGGCCTCCCGGTGGAACGGCTCGAGTGCGACGGCCGCGTCAAGCTAGTCCACGGGCATCCGGACGATCCCGACCGATACACCCGGTACACGTATCCCGAGGAGTTCTCGCCGCGGCTGCTGGGCAACGAGGACGTACTGGTACTCGGCCACACCCACGATCAGGGCGTGCGGCAGTTCGCAGAGGGCATCGTCGTCAACCCCGGAAGCGTCGGCCAGCCACGCGATGGTGATCCGCGGGCGGGCTATGCGGTCCTCGATCTCGACGCACTGACGGTCGACACCCACCGTGTCGAATACGATATCGACGCCGTCCAAGACGCAGTCGAGGACGCGAGACTCCCGAAACGCATCGGCACGCGGCTCGCTCGCGGGAAGTGACGTCGACGCCGGAAACGAATCTTTTTACACTCACCCCACTGCTACGTTCGGACATGGTATCCACCGGCTCCACCGCGTGTACCGTCCGGAACTATATTCGGCACGCCGTGGATCGGTGTTGTCGCTCGGCGACTCGTCCGTCGACTCGAGGCCAGCGTCGCTCCGCGACCGTTCACGCGAGGATCACGACGGAGAGCGATGTTCAGACGCGTGCGTGAGGACGTTCGGGCAATGTGCGAGCGTGACCCCGCCGCGACGGGGTGGCTCGAGGTCCTGCTGTGCTATCCGGGCCTCCACGCGGTCTGGGCACATCGGCTCGCCCACCGCTGCTGGTCCCGCGGAGCCGGCTGTCGCCTGCTCGCGCGGCTGTTTTCCCACCTCGTCCGCTGGCTGACCGGCGTCGAGATCCATCCAGCCGCCGAGATCGGCCGCCGCGTGACGATCGATCACGGAATGGGCGTTGTCATCGGCGAGACGGCCGAAATCAGCGACGACGTACATATGTACCATGGCGTCACGCTCGGCGGCGATACGAACGAACCGGTCAAGCGCCATCCGACGGTCGAGGAGGGCGCACAACTCGGCGCGAACGCCACGCTGCTGGGCGACATCACGATCGGCGAGGACGCGGCCGTCGGTGCCGGCTCGGTCGTCACGAGCGACGTCGAACCCGGCGCGACCGTTGTCGGCGTTCCCGCAGAGCGAGTCGACTGATCAGTTGACGTCGAGGGACTGCAAGTACGCTTCGGGCTAATACGAGGGATACGCCGCCTACCTTATCGCTGAAGCCGCCATCGGTACTAAGGGCATTTCCAAATCCTCGAGCATGGGTACGCTGGTCGATGACGTCGGAAAGAACCTCGACTCCGCCCGTGGTCTGGGGAAGATCGATGCGCCGGGTACGCGGGCCGGAAAGATCACACATCGGGTCGTCGCCAACGGTTGTAACCCAGACGTGGACGCGCCGACTGTCCAGCGATACCTCCGCGACGATCACGGAATCGAAACCGCCGGTGGACTCGACCATGCGCTTACGCAACTCGACGGAATACGCCACGCCGACGAACTCTCCTCGAGCGAGCAGGCGGCGCTGGCGGCCCGGCTCTCGCGGAGTTCCGACTCGAGTGCGGTGCGGGCGTTCGTCGATGATCTCGATAGTCCTGAGGATGTGCGGCATTTGCTGGACGAAGATACTGCGGCGGTCGATCGGATGGCAAAGTTTTACGCGCATCGTGGCGCAAACTCTGGTCAATATAGGAACATTGACCCTGATCTAAGCTCCAACGACATACTCCAAGTCGGCGAAAAAGCGGATATTCACGGAACAAACCTAATCGTGAAAAGAGATGGGGAGCTGAGATGGATAGAACAGGGAAATAGCGACTTTGGTTGGAGACATATCGAACAACGGCATATCCAAGGGGTTGGAAAAGATGCAGTTTCTGAGGATGGAGTCACAAGCTTCTGGCCAATCGGTCAACGGATTGAGACTCGTTCACTTCCAAATAAAATGAATCCGAATGAAATTAACGATCTGATCTACAAGACAATTAAAGATGGGGAGACTTCAGGCGGAAGAGCGATTGGAAAGACCGAATATATGCTTCGGCCAGTTCCTCAAGAAGGAATTAAACGGATGCGTGTTGTCATTCGACGCGATGGATCGGTAGAAACAGCGTTTCCTGAAGCTGGAAATGATATTGCAAAATGGAACGATGGATGGGTAAAATGACTAGTAGAGACAAACTGTGGATCGATTTTCGGGACGACAGTGCGTTTCGAGAATCCCTAATAAACGGTAATCCTGATCCGATCGGTGGTATCCGGATCAGCACTGGTGACGAGTATCTCGTGGGTGGCAAAAACGAATACTTGCCAACATGGGTCACAGATTTTGTAATCAGATTAGTTGATAGCGGAATCGATGTTCTCGATGGGGAACAGAGAACAATCGTGAACCATAATGGACCATCGTATTTGGTTATCAAACCCTCTGATGAGGAGGAAGTAGAAGTGTCCCATCGGCTAATCTGGGAAGCAGTCGAAGATCCAGACGAGTATCCAGAATTGATAGAGACAACAATCACAACGTCCGATACATTCGTTTCTGCTGTCGATCAGGTTGGTCAGCGGCTGCTTGCATATATACTCGAGCACAATCCGCAGCTAACGGATTCGGAGACAGTTTCAGATTTGCAAAAAGTACTTGAGCTCCTAGAGGGTCGGAAACAATCAGCAAACATTGAGGAGACAGAGGAATAATACACTTCGATCTAAGCACGATCTGTAGAATGAAGCGGAATTACTGAGTCCGGGGTCACTGGGTCCGATTTCATCGCCTCGGCCCGGAGGCAATCAACTACAAATAGAGGCAGACGGAATTCGTCTCCGAGCAACAGACGGAACAAAAGAAACGATCACGCTCGAATCATGACCAGCAAGAACCACGATCACGTGGCTGTTTCCACCGATAGCGGGGTCAATTGGGACTTTATTATCCCATCAGACGCAGCTACGTGTTCCGAACAGTTGACCGAAATGACGACGCTCGGTACGCAGTCGTTCGACTCGTTCGGGGATTTTCTATCGCCGATCGAACTCACGTACCAGATCCAGACGTATTCAGAGGGACAAAATCTGCCATATGGTAGTGACGCTGCCGAACCCAATAAAACGGTTGTACGAAACGTGCGTGAAGACCGTGGACTGACGGTCGAGGATTTCGTAGCATCGACCTGCATAGATCACCCGGGAGACCGGCTAATTCTCCGGATACATAACTGACGGCTACGAGTATCAATTTGATCCGAAGACGGGAGAACTACTAACCTCTATCTGGCAGAAGTGACCCCACACCGCCGACCTATCGACTCACCAGAGAACACTGTCAACGGACTAGTACAGCCTCGACGGCCGGCCGTACCTTCACACCAGCGGTTCGACCAGTTCCCGCCCCGCCTCGAGCAACTTCACAACCCGCTCGTCGTCCGCTGCCTCCGCGTAGACCCGCAACACGGGCTCGGT
This genomic stretch from Natrinema sp. SYSU A 869 harbors:
- a CDS encoding IMP cyclohydrolase, producing the protein MYVGRFVVVGPEVGAYRVSSRSFPNREITARDEALTVGPTDDAPATDNPYVSYNCLRVVETPTGETAAFGNGSHVDPIAEKLELGYPARDALAESLLALDYEKDDYDTPRIAATIGGDGEALIGTVRKDALLVETVDEPTLVATYEKNSPESIDLEAGSAEAAASEVYDLEFEHAVCAAGVARTEDGFETAIENGD
- the cysE gene encoding serine O-acetyltransferase, producing the protein MFRRVREDVRAMCERDPAATGWLEVLLCYPGLHAVWAHRLAHRCWSRGAGCRLLARLFSHLVRWLTGVEIHPAAEIGRRVTIDHGMGVVIGETAEISDDVHMYHGVTLGGDTNEPVKRHPTVEEGAQLGANATLLGDITIGEDAAVGAGSVVTSDVEPGATVVGVPAERVD
- a CDS encoding metallophosphoesterase family protein, with product MKVGLISDVHSNRVALEAVLEDMPPADEILCAGDVAGYNPWPGDCVDELRTRDVPTVMGNHDAAVVGDTPFRFNGMAKAGVEYAKRQLSDAQLEWLAGLPVERLECDGRVKLVHGHPDDPDRYTRYTYPEEFSPRLLGNEDVLVLGHTHDQGVRQFAEGIVVNPGSVGQPRDGDPRAGYAVLDLDALTVDTHRVEYDIDAVQDAVEDARLPKRIGTRLARGK
- a CDS encoding DUF1326 domain-containing protein, whose product is MATRGDYVEACNCDVTCQCIWLEPPDDDVCTVSLAWHIRDGRYGDIDLSDLSVGMLISTEAGVMFAPDTGWNVVLLIDEAADDDQRAALEDIYFGRAGGIFAPVADTHVETVEAATVPVTFDRNGADFSVEMGDVVSMTVVGKRGFNEDLGTISPHPLTKSREMQTGKSTTATVTYNDEFSWDVSENNSYFGDFELANA
- a CDS encoding DUF2182 domain-containing protein, which encodes MRTRESFRKRFTRRRIPAVALVTYVIALLAWAAIIGRWFPMPESAHGSQLSDPGAPETMALSNGLTGVGLYLFMWGVMMIAMMYPSSVPLFRLYYGTLEGTTKAGRWARVAAFMGTYALMWMLTGVIPLVVNVVVPITIIAHEHGGLLVGSALLLLAVYQLSPYKYRCLRYCRSPLGFLMGHHQRGIRGAVRMSWQFSVFCIGCCWALFAFVVVVGSMNIVWMALIAVVLSLERTVAWGERLAYAVGILAGATGIALIVITIP